The window TCCCGCATCTGCTGACCCCGGTTGTCACCGACCCGAAGAAGGCCGTGATGGCGCTCAAATGGGCGGTGCGCGAGATGGAGGACCGCTATCGCAAGATGTCGCGCCTCGGCGTGCGCAACATCGACGGCTACAACCAGCGGGCGGCCGTGGCGCGCGAGAAGGGCGAACCGATCCTCGCGACGGTCCAGACCGGTTTCGAAAAGGGGACGGGCGAGCCGCTTTTCGAACAGCAGGAAATGGATCTGGCGCCGATGCCTTATATCGTCGTCATCGTCGACGAGATGGCCGACCTGATGATGGTCGCCGGCAAGGAGATCGAAGGCGCGATCCAGCGGCTGGCGCAGATGGCGCGCGCCGCCGGCATTCACCTGATCATGGCAACGCAGCGCCCGTCGGTCGATGTCATCACGGGCACGATCAAGGCGAACTTCCCGACGCGCATCTCCTTCCAGGTCACCTCGAAGATCGACAGCCGCACGATCCTCGGCGAGCAGGGCGCCGAACAGCTCCTCGGCCAGGGCGACATGCTGCACATGGCCGGCGGCGGCCGCATCGCCCGCGTCCACGGGCCTTTCGTCTCCGACCTGGAGGTCGAGCATGTCGTGGCGCATCTGAAGACGCAGGGCCGCCCGGAATACCTCGAAACTGTGACCGCGGACGAAGAGGAAGAGGAGGCGGAAGAGGATCAGGGCGCCGTGTTCGACAAGAGCGCTATCGCGTCGGAAGACGGCAACGAGCTCTACGACCAGGCGGTCAAGGTGGTACTGCGTGACAAGAAGTGCTCCACGTCCTACATCCAGCGCCGCCTCGGCATCGGCTACAACCGTGCCGCTTCGCTCGTCGAGCGCATGGAGAAGGAGGGCCTTGTCGGCCCCGCCAACCATGTCGGCAAGCGCGAGATCATCTACGGCCAACGCGACCACTCCGGCGTGCCCGACAGCGACGATATGGAGTGATTCGCAGCCTCGCCTCGAGGACGCGAGTGCTGTGATCAGCGTGACGGACGGGAAACAGGTTCGGTACCGGCTAGAGCATCCCGCTTTCAAGTGGAATCACTGAAAGCGGATAAGATGCTCTAGAATCAAAGTGCTAGAGCGTCCTTTGTGCGTTCACTTGAACGCACGGCGCTAATATCGCGAAATCATGCAGCGGCGCGAGCCATCCGCCGTCGCAACGGCAAGGATCAGGACGGCGCGTGCCGTTGCGATCGGCCGGCGCGGCAGCAGCTCTTGAACGTCTTGCCCGAACCGCAAGGGCAGGGATCACTGCCGCGCAGCTGCAGGCGGCCGATCAGGGGCAGGAGGGCTGCGGAAGGCAAGAGCCCGGCGAGCAGGATCGCCAGCCGGGCGGAAATGCCCGGGATTACGAGACGTCGGCCGGCCTTGAATCCGCGCCAGGCGCGTTCGGCCACGTATTCCGATTCCACTTTGGGGAGGATCTTGAACAGCGCCGCCCTGTCGGCGCCCGATTTTTCGAGGAACTCCGTCGATACCGGTCCGGGGGCGACGCAGGTGACTGTCACGCCGGCCGGGCGCACCTCCTGATGCAGCGCCTCTGAAAAGGAACGGACGAAGCCCTTGCTCGCATAGTACAAGGCCATGAACGGTCCGGGCGTGAAGCTCGCGACGGAACCGAGATTGATCACGCCGCCCCTGCCGCGCGCGACCATTCCGGGAAGGAAACGGAGCGTGAGCTCGGTCAAGACGCGGATATTGAGATCGACCATTCCGATTTGCTCGTCGAGCGGCAGTGTCGCGGCCCCGCCGCGCAGGCCATAGCCGGCGCTGTTGACGAGAACGTCGCATACCAGCCGCTGGTTGGATAGGAAGTCTTCGAGGCACGCCGCCGCATCGGCGGCCGTGAGATCCAGAGCAAGTGTGAAAGCCTCGCCGCCTGCCTTCCGCACGGAGGCCGCGGCCGCCTGCAGACCTTCTTCCGAACGCGCGACCAGGACGACGGTGGCGCCGTCCTTCGCGGCAGCCTCGGCGATCGCCTTGCCGATGCCGCGCGAGGCGCCGACCACGACGACGGCCGGCCGGGACTCGGGGCTCGTCATGCCGCTGACCCCGATGCTGCAGCATTCGGGGCGGTTCCGCTTTCGGAAAGACCGGCCACTTCATCGGCGACTTCGCCGTTCAGGATCTTTTCGAACCGTTCCAGCGCCCGCGCGACATTGGCGCCGTCCATGACCCTGTGGTCATAGTGGATGCGGACGGTCACCACTCCATCCTCGCTGATCGGACCGTAATTGAAAATCGTGGTGAGCGGCGTCAGGGGATTGAGGGACTCCGCGCCGAGACCGGAATAGACCGACAGCTGGAAAGTGCCGAAATGGCGCGCGCGCTGGCGCCCGATATTGAGGCCAAGCCACATGAGCAGCCATCGGATCGGCGCCGGTGCGCGGGCGAGCTTCAAGGCACGGCGGAACTGCTTGATCTCGAGTACCGGACGCGATCGCGCTGACTGGATCATCGCCCCCAATTCGGCAATCGAACGCTGCTCGGGAGTCTTGATCGTGCTCAAGAGCACGACCCGTTCGCCCCCATGTTCGCGCTCGTGCGCGACCGACGCAACGCTTCCCGGATATTCGTAGAGCTGCGGCCTCGGGAATTTGACGTAGGCGCGGCGAAACTCCGGTGTCTCCTTGGAGAGGAGCGCATATCCCTTCAGGAAAAGGACTGTCCAGGACGGCCGGCTTGGCTGTGCCAATCTGGCTTTTTGCAGGGGGCCAAGGTTCATCTGACGCTGTACCGTGACCCGTGGCACGCCGATCGAAAATCGCATCAGGTCTCCGACAAGGCGTCGTGCCGCCGAAAGCTTGAGGGCTCGGCCTCGCATCATGCCACCTCTAGTAAAGATAGGGGATAATTCGCTTGGTCCTGTCCATATAGGCGCGGTACTGCGGGCCGAATATTTCCAGCATCATGCGCTCCTCCTCGTCCACTCTGAGGAAAAAGAGGACAGCAAAGCCCACCAGACCCGCGAGACCCGCCACCCAGTTCGACAGCAGGAAGGCCTGGCCGATGCCCATAAGCAGGAAGGAGGTGTACATCGGGTGACGGACGAGCGCATAGGGTCCGCGGCATATCAGCTCGTGCTTGTCGCGAATCTCCAGCGAAATGGACCAGTTGCGGCCGAGTTCCTTGTGGGTTCTGCGGAAGACCCACATCGCCGTGGCGAAGGTCAAGGCGCCGACGACGACCGCCCATGCGTGCGCCGGATGGTCGGCCGCCTCCGGCTTGCCGGTGGCGACGTAAAAACCGGGAACGACCGCGAGGCCGATGAGGGCCGCTGCAAGCCCGACTGTCTCGGAACGCGAGCGGCGGTGGCTGACGACCCGCACGCGCTTGGCCCGGCGCTCATACGGACGCCGAATGAAGTACCAGGCGACGATGCCGAGCACCCAGATGATTTCGCCGACGGAAGCGACTGATATGTTCACTCTAGCTCACCTAAGCTTCGCTGCGATCCGCGGCCATCGCAACGGCTGTCAAGGTTGTGGCCATTATGCTCCGCTCCGACCGACAAAGGTTCAGCGGTGGTATGACCCGACCGCCGGATGACCGGTGGGGTGATCAATTGCACTCACCCGCCGTTCATCTCCCGAAGCTTTGTAATGAATTCTTGCGGCCTGAGCCAGATGCCGGGTGTCTCATACCCCATCGAACGCGCAATCTCCGCCACGAAGGCGTTGCAGTTGTAGAGCGACGCGTGCCAGAGACGGGACTTGGCCTTCAGCTTTCGGATGTCCGCGACGACTTTCTGGTACTCGGCCTCCGTCAGCAGAACGCGCCAGCTTGCCGACCTGTATTCCTCTTCCAGGTCGCCGTCGCTCCACCCGGTCTCGGCTGGGACAGGCAGGAAATGGCCCATGACGTACGGTCCGGCGTCGGTCGTAGCCGGGGCGAGTCCTGCGACCTCGGGATTGATCATTGCTCCAGCCTTGTTCGTGCGCCCGAAAATCACGTAGGAGTGGCCGTAGCTGAGCGCGTAGCGAGAGCGGAATTCGATAAAGTAGCCGTAGTTTCTCTGTTGAGACTTTCCGTCGGACAGCGCCCCGGTGGCATCGTAACTCGAAACAAAACGCGGTTGGGGAGCCTTGTCTTCGGTTTGACATGCTGTGGTTGCCAGTGCGAGCAGGACCACAAGCGATATGCGACCTCGTATAAGCGCCATTACTACGCTCTATCTCCCGAGCTTTGATGAGCGCCAAGTTGAAGCCAGCTTTTGTGAGCTTCAGGCGTCAGCGCTGTAAATCCTAAGCCGGTGCGGCCATGAAAAGTAGCGTGGGAAGGATCGTAAGACCCTCCCCGCGCAAAGGTCAAATTTTACTTATAGACTGGCGCCTGTTCAACTGGCGCTGCCGCCGGTGGCGGTTCCTTGCCCTTGCCTTTGCCAACGGCCCCGCAAGCGCTCAGGCTGGCGACGGAAAACAACGCAATCATCACGATTAGAATTCGGCTCATCAAGTAGTCCTTTCCTCAATAGTCGGAATGGGTTATCGAAGGCAACATTCAAAGTAATAGTGGCGATTTGCGACTCGGCCTAGTGCAGAAAGGACACAGTTGCCGTTCGGTTTGTCGTTGCCGAACTTTCAACGGTGTTCCAAAAACACACAGCTTCATCATTTATACCGAAAATTATGGGGAAACACCATCAGATGATCAATACCTCGGTGCCCACGGGCGTGCGGCTGTAGAGGTCGACGATATCCTCGTTCGTCAAGCGAATGCAACCGTTCGAAACCGCGTGGCCAATCGTCCAAGGCTCGTTCGTTCCGTGCACGCGGAACATGGTGTCTTGTCCGCCGCGGTAGAGATAAAGGGCCGACGCGCCAAGCGGATTGTGGGGTCCGCCGGAGACACCGCCCGCATATTGCGCCAGGTGCGGCTTGCGCTTGATCATGCTGGCGGTTGGTGTCCATGCGGGCCACTCCGCCTTGCGGCCGATGACCGCCCTGCCTTTCATGGTAAGCCCCTCTTCTCCGACGCCGATTCCGTAACGCGTCGCCCAGCCGCCCTCTTCGATCGAATAGAGGTAGCGCTCCATCGTATTAACGACGATCGTTCCGGGCGCCTCGTATCCTTCATAGCGGACATGCTGCCTTCGGTAGCGACGGTCCACGCCGGACTGGTTTCCGAACAGGGATGGAACAGGCACCCCCATCCCTTGCCAGCTTGAACTACATCCAGAGGTCAACAGAGCCAGACCGCCCAAAACGAGCGTCCGGCGCGTAATTCGGTTATCGTCCATCTTTACCTGCTGAGCAAAATGATGCGCCCCCAGATTCGTCTTTAACATTGCCGCGCGCAGCGGCCAAGTCTTGTACGTCGATTAAAGTGGCTGGACAGCGTAAAGGGTTGGAAAGGCGTACATCTTTGCTCGCGACCGAAAGCATCAGCGGGAGAAGCGTGGTATATCTGTAGGGGTACCTAGTTCAGGCGAATGAATAGCGGCGGGATCAACAGGCGGGTTCTCGCGAGTCGTGGAGGTTTCGGGTCGCTGACGTAGATGCGGCTCCAGCTAACTTGTGAAACGTCTTGCGGTGCCGTGCCCGCTCGATTAGGTCGAGGCACGACAATAAGGATAGACAAATGAAACTTGGCTTTGAGGGGAAGGTTGCGATCGTGACCGGTGCGGGTTCCGGTATTGGCGCGGCGGTTTCCCTGCAACTCGGTAGCGAGGGGGCCGAGGTCGTCGTTGCCGACCTGGACGCTGACGCCGCGCGCCGAATCACCGCCGAGATTCGTGCGCACGGCGGCAAGGCCCACGACTTCGTCGTCGACGTGGCCGATGCAGAAGCTGTGGATAAGTTGGTGAGGTTCGCCGTCGAGAAATGCGGCGGCCTTCATCTGGCGGTCAACAACGCCGGCATCGACGGCATCCGCAAGGCGACGGCCGACTACCCGCTCGACGAGTGGCACAAGGTGATGAACGTCAACCTGAACGGCGTTTTCTACTGCATGAAGCGCGAGATCGCCGCCATGTTGTCGCAGGGCGGCGGCGCGATCGTCAACATGTCGTCCATTCTCGGCTCGGTCGGCCTGCCGACCGCCGCCGCCTATACCGCAGCCAAGCACGGGATCGTCGGGCTGACGAAGGTCGCCGCAATGGAATATGCGCGGATGGGCATCCGCATCAATGCCGTCGGTCCCGGGTGGATCGAAACGCCGCTCCTGTCGGAGCATGCCGACATCGCGAGCACCCGGCGCATGATGTCGCTGCAGCCGATGGCAAGGCGCGGCAAGCCGGAGGAGGTGGCGTCCCTCGTGTGCTTCCTGCTGTCGGAGCAGGCGAGCTTCATCACCGGAAGCGTCCACCTCGTGGACGGCGCCTATACGGCCCATTGAGCCGCAAGCTTCCGGCGAAGCGGCATGTTGCGGCAAGACGGGGCCGCGTTCCACGTCGGCGGCCTGTAATTCGCGCCGGCCGACGTGGCGATCCGGACGGAGTGAGAGGAGAGCCGGGCTGCCCCGGCGCTCCTGCAGCGCCGCGTGTCGTATCAGACGCGCAAAGGACGCAGCGGCACGTGGGTTTACGGACGAACGGTGATGTGCCCCTCCATATTGGGATGATAACGGCAAATATAGTCGAAGCTGCCGGGCTCCCTCATCAGAAGGCGACCTGATTTTTTCGCCGGCACGAGCACTTCAGTACCTCCCTTCATGGTGGCCGTGTGAACGAGCGCATCCTTGTTGATCCACTCGATTTCATCGCCCACTTTCGCCTCGATCTCCGCCGGCGCGTAGACGAGGCGGTCGATCGTCACTTCAATGGTTTCCGCCTGAGCGGGAACGACGATGGTCGCCGTTCCCAGCAACAGGGCGAGAAAAGCTGGTCTTAGCGGGTTCGCTGCCGCGTTCATCTCAGCTCCGTCGCGACATGTTCGGCGTGCTGCTGATGGCCCTGAAACAGCTTCAGCCCGGTCTCGAGCAGAGACTTGAGCTCGGCATTTTGCGCGGACGGGATCAGCAGGGTTTCCAGCGCGCCATTGACCTGCTTGTGATAGGCGGCCTCGTTCTCGACATAGGCCTTGTCGAAATCCGCGCCCGTCAGCTTCGCCAGTTCCGAACGCTTGCTTTCGGCCGCCTGCGACAATGCCTTGCTGGTGTCGTTGTCCTCGGGCGTAACATTGAGCTTCTTGACGAGATCGAGTGCTTGCTTGTTCACCGACTCGTGGTCGCGCACCATGCTCTCGGCGAATTCGACCACGGTCTTGTTTTTCGATGTGGCAATGGCCAGCTTCGCCGCTTCGACATCGATCACACCTGCGGTGTAAGCGATATGCGCGATCTGCGGATCCGTGGGCTTGTCGGCGGCGAGCGCCCAATTACCTCCGAGCAACAGGGCGAATGCGGCGGCGGCAGTGGTTAAGCGTACGGTCATCGGATGTTCCTTTCTTCGAAGTTCAAAGCGTGTTGACGTGCTTTGGATGCTTCGCGGGTCGAAACGTTCCCGATTACCTGTCGCCGTCCTCCGGTTCCTGTCGCGAGAGGCGGGCAAGTACGGCCTCGGTCAGACGCTCGCAACGTTTGCCCGCGAAGGGGAAGGCGTCGAGCAGTAGCGGACCGATCTGTCTCTCCAGTTGCTCTTTGATGAGATGTCGCGCGCGAAAGAGCCGCGTTCGGACGGTCTCGGGGCGAAGCGCCAGCAGATCGGCGGTCTCTTCGTTGCTGAGCCCCTCGATCACCCGCATGACGAAGACGGTGCGGTAGATATCCGGAAGCTGATCGGTCGCCTTTTCGACAAGGTCGAGAATCTGTCGCTGTGCCATCGTTTTTTCCGGATTGTCGGTGTCTGCGTTGCGCGGGAAGGCGATGATGTCCGCCTGATGGGTTTGCAACATGTCGTCGGTAAGCCGCTTCCTGCGCCGTCGCTGGCGCAGCCGGCCCAGGGCCTCGTTGATTACGATGCGCGAGAGCCACGTGGTGATCGCCGAGTCGCCGCGAAATTCGGAGAAATGCGTGAAGGCGCGGACATAGGCCTCCTGGAGAACGTCCTCGGCATCGCTGTTGTTCTGCACGATGCTTCGCGCAATGCGATAGAGCTTGCGGTTGTGCGTCTGCATGATCACGCGGAAGGCATCGATTTCTTGCGGCGAGGTCGCGCGTTTTCGGGAGGGGATAGTGTCAGCAATGGGCATGGTCGAGGCTCCTTGTCGCACATTGGATGCCGGACCCGCTCAAACGTTCCCAGATGTGCAGCAGACGACCATCTTATCGCGATCGCCTGCGCGCTTCGAGCCTGCAGCGCCGCGCGTCTTATCAGACACGCAAAGGACGCTGCAGCACTTTGAATTGCTGCATGTTTTTATCCCTTGATCGGCCAGGATTTAACGAAACAGACAGTAGCCCTCAAAACAGAAAGCCCGGCGCGGGAGGAGGGGCGCCGGGCTTCCGATTCTGATCGGCAACTGGGAGGAGGAGGGTTGCCGATCCCACGATAGAGCCGGGAGGAGGAGGCTCTATCGATGAATCATACAATGGTGTTGCGGTGCAGTACCTTCAAGTCCGAGAGGGCAGATTTTCCAGAGCGGGATGAGGAAAAGTGTGAGCGGTTTTCCGCCCGCATCCCGCTCCAAATTATTAGAACCGATCACGTTTATGATTTTGGGTCGATTGGACCCAAAATCATCGTGATCTAGATGGCAACGGTGCCGGCGTGGTGGCGCGCGCAGGGCCTGATCGCGCGAGCGATGTGCTTGCATTCGCCGCCGTCTGCGCCAGATTCAGAAGACCGAACAGGAAGGAGGCGGCCATGGCGGAGGATCGCAAAGCGGCTTTGGTCCGGATCACTGGACGAGTACAGGGCGTGTGCTTCCGTGTCTGGACCCGCGACGAAGCGGCACAGCTTGGCCTGGCGGGCTGGGTTCGCAACGAACGCGACGGCTCCGTCACAGCCCTGATTGCCGGACCCGAGGCGGCGATCTCGACGATGCTGAACCGCTTTTGGAAAGGCCCGCCGGCGGCACGGGTGTCAAACGTCGAGAGCGAAGATGCCTCGTCCGTACAAGCGCCCTTGGGGTTTCAAATCACCGATTGACACGATGGTCCGCAGCCCCGCCCGCTGCATGCTTACTTAATTCGGAGCGGACTTAAGGGAAAAACATGCAGCAAATCAAAGTGCTACAGCGCCCTTCGTGTAGGCGCCGGCGGGGTCATACCCGCTCCAGCGCCACGGCGATGCCCTGGCCGACGCCGATGCACATGGTCGAGAGCGAATAGCGCCCGCCGGTCCCGGCGAGTTCCAGTGCCGCCGTTCCGGTGATGCGCGCCCCCGACATGCCGAGCGGATGGCCGAGCGCGATCGCACCGCCGTTGCGGTTGACGCGGGCGTCGTCGTCGGCAATGCCGAGCGCGCGCAACACCACCAGTCCCTGACTCGCGAAGGCCTCGTTGACTTCGATCACGTCGAACTGATCTTGCGTCATGCCGAGACGCGCCATGAGCTTGCGGGACGCGGGGATCGGGCCGATGCCCATCACCCGCGGGGGCACGGCCGCCGAAGCGCCGCCAAGGATGCGGGCGATCGGGGTCAATCCGTGTTTTCGTGCGGCTTCCTCCGAGGCGATGATGAGCGCCGCTGCACCGTCGTTGACGCCCGAGGCGTTGCCGGCAGTGACCGTGCCACCTTCGCGGAACGGTGCCTTTAGCCTGGCAAGCGCTTCCATCGTCGTTGCCCGGGGGTGCTCGTCCCTATCGACAACGACGGGCTCGCCCTTCTTCTGCGGAATGGTGACCGAGACGATTTCCCTGGCGAGGAGGCCGTTCGCCTGTGCAGCGGCGGCCTTCGCCTGGCTGCGCACGGCAAACGCATCCTGATCCTCGCGCGAAACGTGATAGTCCTCGGCAACATTCTCGCCGGTCTCCGGCATGGAATCGACGCCGTATTGTTTCTTCATCAACGGGTTGACGAAGCGCCAGCCGATGGTGGTGTCGTGGATCTCCGCATGTCGCGAAAAGGCGCTTTCGGCTTTCGGCAGCACGAAGGGCGCGCGCGACATCGACTCGACGCCACCGGCGACCATCAGCTCGGCTTCGCCCGACTTGACGGCGCGTGCCGCCGTAATGACGGCGTCCATGCCAGAGCCGCAAAGACGGTTGATCGTCGTGCCGGGAACGGAAAGCGGGAAGCCGGCGAGCAGCAGCGACATGCGTGCGACGTTGCGGTTGTCCTCGCCCGCCTGGTTGGCGCAGCCGAAGATCACGTCGTCGACCGCTTCCCAGTCGACCGAGGCGTTGCGCTGCAGGAGGCTTTTGAGCGGAATCGCGCCGAGATCGTCCGCGCGCACCGAGGACAGCGACCCACCGAAGCGGCCGATCGGCGTGCGGATATAGTCGCAGATGAAAACGTCGCGCATCAGGCGGCCTCCTTACCCTTGTCCGTGCCCTGATGGGCCTTCTTGGTGCGGGCGTTGATGTCGCGCAGCACCGAAAGTTCCGTTTCCGTCGGCACCGGCGTCTCGATGACCGTGTCGGCGAACTTGATTGCCCAGCCGCAATTTTCGACGATCTGCGCGCGTGTGACGCCGTGATGGATCGAGACCACAGTCAGTTCCTTCGTCTCCGGATCCGGTTCGAGGATGCAAAGATCGGTGATCACGCGGGTGGGCCCCTTGGTCTTCATGCCGAGCCGCTCGCGGTGGTTTCCGCCTTCGCCGTGGCCCATCGACGTGATGAAGGGCAGCTTCTCGACGAAACCGCGCTTCGAGAGCGCCATGGTGATGAAGATGCGGCCGCAATTGGAGGCGATCTCCGGCGCACCGCCGCCGCCCGGGAGACGGACCTTCGGGTGGTCGTAGGGACCGACGACCGTCGTGTTGAGATTGGCAAAGCGGTCGATCTGCGCGCCGCCCAAAAAGCCGGTGGTGATGCGCCCGCCCTGCAGCCAGTAGCGGAACATTTCCGGGACCGAGACGGTGAAGAGCGCAGTGTCGCACAACTCGCCGTCGCCGATCGACAGCGGCAGCACGTCCGGCTTGGTGCCGACGGTGCCGCTCTCGTAGATCAGCGTGATATCCGGCGCGTGCGTCAGCCGGGCGATGTTGCAGGCGGCCGACGGCGCGCCGATGCCGACGAAGCAGACGTCGTCATTGGAAAGTTCGCGCGATGCGGCAATCGTCATCATTTCCGTGGGTGTGAATTCCGTCATCGTCGCCTCCTCACGCGACCTTTGCCGACTTGGCGGCATGTCTGGCGAAGTCCTCGGGCTTCGCGTCGAGCACGTTTTCCTTGATCCAGGCGGTGAACGTTTCCCGGTCGCGGGCGATCTCGTCCCAGGCGATGTAGAAGGCGTTGGAGCGCGGATAATAGCCATGCGCATAGGAGGGGAAAGCGCCGCCCGGCACGTGGACGACTGCCGTCACCGCCCACGTGGGCAGCACGACCGAATTCGGGGAGGGCGGGTCAAGCTCGTCGACGATCTCCTCGACGGTCACGATCGAGCGCCTGGCCGCAAGCACTGCTTCCTTCTGCACGCCGACGATGCCTTCGAGGAGCACATTGCCCTTGCGATCGGCGCGCTGCGCGTGGATGATCGTCACGTCCGGACGGATCGCCGGCACGGCGGCGAGCACTTCGCCGGTGAACGGGCAGGTAACTTGTCTGATGTTCGGGTTCACCTTGGGCAGGTCGGCGCCGATATAGCCCCTCAGCATTGCGAAGGGCAGGTTCGCGGCGCCCGCCTCATAGGCGTTCGCCATCGCCGCGTGAGAGTGCTCCTCGATTTCCAGCGGCCGCGGCCATTGATTCTCCACCGCATCGCGGAAGCGGTGCAGCGAGCCCACGCCGGGATTGCCGCCCCAGGAAAATTTCATGCCGCGTGCGGCGCCGACGCCGATCAACTGGTCATAGAGGATGTCCGGCGTCATGCGGACGAGGAAGAGATCCTTGCTGCCCTGGCGGATCACCTCATGGCCGGCGGCATAGGGAATGAGATGGGTGAAGCCTTCCATGGCGACGGTGTCGCCATCCTTCACGTTTTCGGCGACCGCCTCGGCGAGCGACACTATGCGAGCCATACTGGCCCTCCTCCGTTGATGTTGCCGAACCGCCGAGCACGGGACCCGCGGTCCCGCCCGGCTTTCGTCATCGGCGATGGCGGAAATAAGCGCTCGTTTCAGCCACTCGTCAAATATTTTGTGCGATATTTGACATTTGTTCATATATCGCACAAAATGAACGCGCTAACGAGGTGAGCGAATCATGCGGGAAACGGATTTCGTCAGCGGCTTTGCGCGCGGCCTGAAGGTTATCGAGGCCTTCGGAGAGGCGCAGCCGCGCCTGACGATTGCAGAGGCTGCGAAGATCACCGATCTCGACCGTGCGACGGTGCGGCGGTCGCTGCTCACGCTTTCCGAGCTTGGCTATGCCGACTACGACGGCAAGTTCTTCACACTGACGCCGAAAATCCTGCGGCTCGGCCACGCCTATCTATCGGCGACACCGCTGCCGGCGCTCGTCCAGCCCTATCTCGACCAGCTTTCGGAAAAGGCCGGTCAGAGCGCCTCCGCCTCCGTGCTCGACGGCACCGAGGTGGTCTATGTGGCGCGCGCCTCGCAGCGGCGGGTGATGTCGATCAACCTGATGCCGGGATCCCGCCTTCCCGCCTATTGCGCCTCGATGGGCCGGGTACTGCTGGCCGCGCTTCCGGAAGCGGAAGCTCGGGATATTCTCGCGCGCACGGAGCTCAAGGCCAATACGCCGCACACGAAGACCGATCCGGAAGAGTTGATCGAGGAACTGCGCCGGGTTCGCGAGCAGGGCTATGCCGTGATCGACCAGGAGCTTGAACTCGGGCTTTGCTCGATCGCCGTTCCCTTGCTGAATGCGCGCGGACAGGTGGTCGCGGCACTCAATATCGGCGCCCCGGCCGCCCATGTTGCTGCCGCCGAATTGGCGGAGCGCTACCTGTCTTTGCTCAAAGAGACGCAGGCGGCATTGCGGCCGCTGGTGCAATAGGCGCGATCAAGGGGCATTAGGGCAAAAAATGCCATGTAGAACCGCTCCTCCGCTGCCGCCTCATCAGGCCATGTCCGCCCTTATGCTGCATTGCGGCAAATATCGCTCCGTCGGCCATGAATTCACCAAAACTTCGCGACAGAACGCTATTGCGGGTTGTCCGTCGGGAACGGAATACCTCTGCAAGCGGCAAGTCGGCCGGCATCACCTCCCAATGTCTGGCGAGACCTTCAACGGGGATGACAGAACATGAAAGTTGTAGTCGAGAACACGGTCTGCTTGAACACGGGCGACGCGGCGATTCTTTTCGCGATCAGGCATATCCTGAAATCGATATTGGGCGAGAACGTAGAATTTCTTGTGTTCGACAGCCAGCCGGAAGTTGCCGCGCGACTGTATCCGAAAGAACAATATCCCGACATCGAGCTTCGCAAACTCCCGTCGGAATCGATCTTCAAGTACAAATACGACGACAACACCGTGAAGAATGCGCTGAAGCAGGTCTACAACCAGGCTGCGTTCCAGGCGCTCCGCCATCTCGGCAGCGGCAATTATCTCGATCGCCGCTTTTTCAGTGATGAGGACCGAAAGAGTCTTGCGCTCTACAAGGACGCCGATCTGGTGATCACCACCGGAGGCACCTATCTCGTCGAGAACTATTCACTCGAGCGGCGCATCAACCAGTTCAAGCTCGGCGAGATGCTCGGCAAGAAGACGATCTTCTTCACCCAGTCCCTCGGCCCGTTCGAGAAGCCTTACAACCGCCGGATGCTGCCGCCGATTTTCGCCCGCAGTCCGCTGATCCTCCTGCGCGACGCGCGGTCCCGCAACCAGATCCTCGATCTCGTCGACGATCCGTCGAAATGCCATGTGGTCGCCGATTCGGTCTTCGCGCTTGCGGAT of the Sinorhizobium chiapasense genome contains:
- a CDS encoding SDR family NAD(P)-dependent oxidoreductase; translation: MTSPESRPAVVVVGASRGIGKAIAEAAAKDGATVVLVARSEEGLQAAAASVRKAGGEAFTLALDLTAADAAACLEDFLSNQRLVCDVLVNSAGYGLRGGAATLPLDEQIGMVDLNIRVLTELTLRFLPGMVARGRGGVINLGSVASFTPGPFMALYYASKGFVRSFSEALHQEVRPAGVTVTCVAPGPVSTEFLEKSGADRAALFKILPKVESEYVAERAWRGFKAGRRLVIPGISARLAILLAGLLPSAALLPLIGRLQLRGSDPCPCGSGKTFKSCCRAGRSQRHAPS
- a CDS encoding protein-S-isoprenylcysteine O-methyltransferase; this encodes MSVASVGEIIWVLGIVAWYFIRRPYERRAKRVRVVSHRRSRSETVGLAAALIGLAVVPGFYVATGKPEAADHPAHAWAVVVGALTFATAMWVFRRTHKELGRNWSISLEIRDKHELICRGPYALVRHPMYTSFLLMGIGQAFLLSNWVAGLAGLVGFAVLFFLRVDEEERMMLEIFGPQYRAYMDRTKRIIPYLY
- a CDS encoding ABC transporter gives rise to the protein MSRILIVMIALFSVASLSACGAVGKGKGKEPPPAAAPVEQAPVYK
- a CDS encoding L,D-transpeptidase; this encodes MDDNRITRRTLVLGGLALLTSGCSSSWQGMGVPVPSLFGNQSGVDRRYRRQHVRYEGYEAPGTIVVNTMERYLYSIEEGGWATRYGIGVGEEGLTMKGRAVIGRKAEWPAWTPTASMIKRKPHLAQYAGGVSGGPHNPLGASALYLYRGGQDTMFRVHGTNEPWTIGHAVSNGCIRLTNEDIVDLYSRTPVGTEVLII
- a CDS encoding SDR family NAD(P)-dependent oxidoreductase: MKLGFEGKVAIVTGAGSGIGAAVSLQLGSEGAEVVVADLDADAARRITAEIRAHGGKAHDFVVDVADAEAVDKLVRFAVEKCGGLHLAVNNAGIDGIRKATADYPLDEWHKVMNVNLNGVFYCMKREIAAMLSQGGGAIVNMSSILGSVGLPTAAAYTAAKHGIVGLTKVAAMEYARMGIRINAVGPGWIETPLLSEHADIASTRRMMSLQPMARRGKPEEVASLVCFLLSEQASFITGSVHLVDGAYTAH
- a CDS encoding cupredoxin domain-containing protein, with amino-acid sequence MNAAANPLRPAFLALLLGTATIVVPAQAETIEVTIDRLVYAPAEIEAKVGDEIEWINKDALVHTATMKGGTEVLVPAKKSGRLLMREPGSFDYICRYHPNMEGHITVRP
- a CDS encoding DUF4142 domain-containing protein encodes the protein MTVRLTTAAAAFALLLGGNWALAADKPTDPQIAHIAYTAGVIDVEAAKLAIATSKNKTVVEFAESMVRDHESVNKQALDLVKKLNVTPEDNDTSKALSQAAESKRSELAKLTGADFDKAYVENEAAYHKQVNGALETLLIPSAQNAELKSLLETGLKLFQGHQQHAEHVATELR
- a CDS encoding RNA polymerase sigma factor, with the protein product MPIADTIPSRKRATSPQEIDAFRVIMQTHNRKLYRIARSIVQNNSDAEDVLQEAYVRAFTHFSEFRGDSAITTWLSRIVINEALGRLRQRRRRKRLTDDMLQTHQADIIAFPRNADTDNPEKTMAQRQILDLVEKATDQLPDIYRTVFVMRVIEGLSNEETADLLALRPETVRTRLFRARHLIKEQLERQIGPLLLDAFPFAGKRCERLTEAVLARLSRQEPEDGDR
- a CDS encoding acylphosphatase — protein: MAEDRKAALVRITGRVQGVCFRVWTRDEAAQLGLAGWVRNERDGSVTALIAGPEAAISTMLNRFWKGPPAARVSNVESEDASSVQAPLGFQITD